One Trichoderma atroviride chromosome 7, complete sequence DNA segment encodes these proteins:
- a CDS encoding uncharacterized protein (EggNog:ENOG41~TransMembrane:11 (i21-48o68-88i100-117o123-148i160-181o193-214i285-303o323-345i352-374o386-405i454-476o)) — MTLLALKEDRPTPKAVYNWRVYACAATASFAACMIGYDSAFIGTTLALPSFEAEFNFAQYTPAHLTLVQQNIVSVYQAGAFFGSLAAYVSSYFLGRRKSLLAFAALFMIGAGMMLGANGSRGLGLIIGGRVVAGFGVGGCSNMTPIYISELAPPAVRGRLVGLYELGWQIGGLVGFWITYGVNTTMAPSNTQWLIPFAVQLIPGGLLLIGAIFIPESPRWLFLKSKREEALKILCWMRQLDREDKYIVEEVGFIDEELERYRRDVGAGFWKPFLALKERKIQWRFLLGALLFIFQNGSGINAINYYSPTVFKSIGITGTNTGFLTTGIFGVVKTVLTIVWLLFLIDRMGRRNLLMIGAIGGSLCMWFIGAYIKVADPASKVGGNTTLSSGGIAAIFFFYLWTAFYTPSWNGTPWVINSEMFDQNTRSLGQANAAANNWFWNFIIARFTQQMFEAWGYGVYFFFASLMIISVVFVFFCIPETKALPLEAMDRLFKIKPTWKANKILLEELRAENEDFAQNTRGINWDSEKDFATEQVEGETTNV; from the exons ATGACTCTCCTTGCATTAAAAGAAGATCGGCCTACGCCCAAGGCCGTCTACAACTGGCGGGTGTATGCCTGCGCTGCCACAGCATCCTTTGCAGCATGCATGATTGGATACGACTCTGCCTTCATCGGCACCACTCTTGCTCTCCCTTCCTTCGAGGCAGAGTTCAACTTTGCGCAATACACCCCAGCCCATCTCACACTAGTCCAGCAAAACATCGTGTCCGTATATCAAGCCGGAGCCTTCTTCGGAAGCTTGGCGGCCTACGTCTCCAGCTACTTTCTTGGACGTAGGAAATCCCTTCTCGCGTTTGCTGCTCTCTTCATGATTGGAGCGGGCATGATGCTGGGTGCCAATGGCAGTCGTGGCCTTGgtctcatcatcggcggccGCGTTGTAGCTGGCTTCGGAGTGGGAGGATGCTCCAACATGACACCGATATACATCTCTGAGCTTGCGCCGCCAGCAGTGCGTGGACGTCTCGTGGGCCTCTACGAACTCGGGTGGCAAATTGGTGGGCTTGTTGGGTTTTGGATCACATATGGCGTCAACACAACCATGGCACCTAGCAACACCCAGTGGCTAATACCTTTTGCCGTCCAATTGATCCCCGGAGGACTGCTGCTGATTGGTGCCATATTCATCCCGGAATCTCCACGCTggctcttcttgaagagcaAGCGAGAGGAGGCTCTGAAGATTCTCTGCTGGATGAGGCAGCTCGACCGCGAAGACAAGTATATCGTGGAAGAAGTAGGTTTCATCGACGAAGAACTGGAACGGTACCGCCGAGACGTCGGTGCTGGTTTCTGGAAGCCATTCCTGGCTTTGAAAGAGCGCAAGATTCAATGGAGATTCTTGCTTGGCGCCCTTTTATTCATTTTCCAGAATG GCTCCGGTATCAACGCAATCAATTACTACAGTCCAACTGTCTTCAAGAGCATCGGCATCACAGGAACAAACACAGGCTTTCTTACGACAGGAATATTTGGAGTTGTTAAAACGGTTTTAACGATCGTGTGGCTTCTTTTCCTGATTGATCGTATGGGTCGGCGCAATCTTCTGATGATTGGTGCCATCGGCGGCTCGCTCTGCATGTGGTTCATTGGAGCATATATAAAAGTCGCCGACCCTGCCTCCAAGGTGGGTGGTAATACCACACTATCCTCTGGAGGCATAgcagccattttcttcttctatctATGGACGGCATTCTACACGCCTTCCTGGAACGGAACGCCTTGGGTCATCAATTCCGAAATGTTTGACCAAAACACGCGGTCTCTTGGTCAAGCCAACGCAGCGGCCAATAACTGGTTCTGGAACTTTATAATTGCGAGATTCACCCAGCAAATGTTTGAGGCGTGGGGATACGGGGtatactttttctttgcttctctcatGATAATTTCTGTTGTCTTTGTATTTTTCTGTATCCCAGAGACGAAGGCGCTGCCGCTTGAGGCCATGGATCGGCTTTTCAAGATCAAGCCGACCTGGAAGGCAAACAAAATtctgctggaggagcttcGAGCTGAGAATGAGGATTTTGCGCAAAACACGCGAGGGATTAATTGGGACAGCGAGAAGGATTTCGCAACTGAGCAGGTGGAGGGTGAGACGACGAACGTGTAA